A single Leptospiraceae bacterium DNA region contains:
- the gltB gene encoding glutamate synthase large subunit — MELNNRTLKNLEKPQGLYRPEYHKNSCGVGFVADFTGKKSNHIVRLGLQVIKKLEHRGAVGADPETGDGAGIQIQIPDKFFRKVIENEKLQIQLPDYGRYAVGFFYMPRRRSLREKVQNIIEKVVLDEGQIFLGWREVPINEQYCGELAKKTLPFFMQAFVEANENIQDQMEFERKLFLIRRVIDRRIRAELKLDRSQYYVPSFSSRTINYKGMLKADQLINFYPDITDPDIESAYTMIHMRFSTNTLPTWDLAQPFRMIAHNGEINTLRGNVNWMEARQMVMASKYFGKDLKRMLPIIMVGQSDSATFDSVAELLYMGGRSLPHAIMMMIPEAWSKNPDIDEDKKAFYEYHAMLLEPWDGPAAIVFSDGNVIGATLDRNGLRPARYIVTKDNIVIMASEVGVIPVEPERIVKSGRLQPGKMFFIDLNEGRIVEDEEIKHRIVKQKPYKEWIKKYTIRLEELPDPPFIPQPDHSTVVERQRIFGYTTEDVYQTMKPMAEKGEEPTGAMGDDVSLAILSSEPQPLFRYFKQVFAQVTNPPIDPIREEIVMDLTSYLGPEGNLLDEKPEYAHRIELKNPILTNNELEKIRSISIGKFKTITINILFDPDQKHGMRNRLDQICDEAAQAIRKGYNIIILSDRGVARNMAPIPSLLATAGVHHFLIRAGLRTKTSIIVESGEPREVAHFAMLIGYGANAINPYLAFETIYDLVKQGILGEIRDFREARKNYIKAIQKGLLKIFSKMGISTLQSYCGAQIYEAVGLDSELVNLYFTGTPTHIEGLSLEMLEEETVRRHRKAFDKNLIPGQLHVGGIHYWRKYSESHLLTPMTIFKLQQAAIRNDYDLYKEFSRDIYEGNKDKITLRSLFELDYSEPPVPIEEVEPEESILKRFHTGAMSFGALSWEAHVNIAIAMNRIGGKSNSGEGGEDPIRYKPLPNGDSMNSAIKQVASGRFGVTTNYLVNASDIQIKIAQGAKPGEGGQLPGFKVDKIIAKIRHSTPGVTLISPPPHHDIYSIEDLAQLIFDLKNVNPTARISVKLVSCVGVGTIAAGVAKAHADHILISGHDGGTGASPISSIHYAGTPWEIGLSETQQTLLIQGLRDRVVLATDGKMMNGLDVVYAALLGAEEFGFATSAMIVMGCIMMRKCHLNTCPVGVATQNPILRKKFTGKPEYLINYLYFVAREVREYMAKLGYRTMNEMIGQVHRIKFNKPRDHWKARGIYMGNILRKVTPYPNTQLYCTKKQDHGLEKQLDYKIMDKIKDAIENFNPVELHLDINNENRAFGTIISGEIARRYGNEGLPEDTIKIYLRGYAGQSFGAFLTKGVTLHLKGQANDYVGKGLSGGKIIIQTPEESELDPSENIIIGNTCFYGATSGEAYINGVAGERFAVRNSGVYAVVEGVGDHGCEYMTAGRVIILGKTGRNFAAGMSGGIAYVWDPEKVFERNVNLSMVDIEELINPKEIEFVKNMLTKHYQYTKSKRAKEILDNWENEIGNFVKVMPGDYKLALQKLEEEELSGLKEKEEEIEEVLHG, encoded by the coding sequence ATGGAACTTAACAATCGCACCTTAAAAAACCTAGAAAAACCTCAAGGTTTGTATAGACCAGAATATCATAAAAACTCCTGTGGTGTGGGATTTGTAGCAGATTTTACAGGAAAAAAATCCAATCATATTGTCCGATTAGGATTACAAGTTATAAAAAAATTAGAGCATCGTGGTGCTGTCGGTGCTGACCCAGAAACAGGAGATGGCGCTGGCATCCAAATCCAAATCCCTGACAAGTTTTTCCGAAAAGTTATAGAAAATGAAAAACTACAAATACAACTTCCTGATTACGGAAGGTATGCTGTTGGATTTTTTTACATGCCACGAAGAAGAAGCCTTCGAGAAAAAGTCCAAAACATCATAGAAAAAGTAGTTCTTGATGAAGGACAAATCTTCTTAGGTTGGAGGGAAGTTCCTATCAACGAACAATATTGTGGTGAGTTGGCGAAAAAAACCCTACCGTTTTTTATGCAAGCTTTTGTAGAAGCAAATGAAAACATCCAAGATCAAATGGAGTTTGAACGAAAGTTGTTCTTGATTCGAAGAGTGATTGACCGAAGAATTCGGGCAGAGCTCAAATTAGATCGAAGTCAATACTACGTGCCTTCTTTTTCAAGTAGAACCATTAATTACAAGGGAATGCTCAAGGCTGATCAATTGATTAACTTCTATCCTGATATTACTGATCCTGATATAGAATCCGCTTATACCATGATACATATGAGATTTTCAACCAACACTCTACCCACATGGGACTTGGCACAACCATTCCGAATGATTGCTCATAATGGTGAAATCAATACCCTACGTGGAAATGTGAATTGGATGGAAGCCCGACAAATGGTAATGGCATCCAAATACTTTGGGAAGGACCTCAAAAGGATGCTTCCCATCATTATGGTGGGGCAAAGTGACTCTGCTACATTTGACTCGGTAGCAGAACTACTTTACATGGGGGGAAGAAGTTTACCTCATGCAATTATGATGATGATTCCTGAGGCATGGTCCAAAAATCCTGACATCGATGAAGATAAAAAAGCCTTTTATGAATACCATGCCATGTTGTTGGAACCATGGGATGGGCCAGCTGCGATTGTATTTTCTGATGGAAATGTAATTGGAGCTACGTTAGATAGAAATGGATTACGTCCAGCACGTTATATCGTTACAAAAGACAACATCGTAATCATGGCATCTGAAGTAGGTGTGATTCCCGTTGAACCAGAAAGGATTGTCAAAAGTGGAAGGTTGCAACCTGGAAAAATGTTTTTTATCGATCTCAACGAAGGAAGGATTGTTGAAGACGAAGAAATCAAACATAGGATTGTTAAACAAAAACCCTACAAAGAATGGATTAAAAAATATACAATTCGATTAGAGGAACTACCTGATCCTCCTTTTATACCTCAGCCAGATCATTCAACCGTTGTTGAAAGACAAAGAATCTTTGGATACACTACAGAAGATGTTTATCAGACAATGAAACCGATGGCGGAGAAAGGAGAAGAACCTACGGGAGCAATGGGAGATGATGTTTCTTTAGCAATCTTATCGTCTGAACCCCAACCCTTGTTTCGTTATTTTAAACAAGTATTTGCTCAAGTTACTAATCCTCCGATTGATCCCATTCGTGAAGAAATTGTAATGGATTTGACAAGCTACTTAGGACCAGAAGGAAATCTTTTGGATGAAAAACCTGAATATGCACATCGAATAGAATTGAAAAATCCCATACTCACCAACAACGAACTAGAAAAAATACGAAGCATTTCCATTGGAAAATTCAAAACCATAACGATAAATATTCTCTTCGATCCTGATCAAAAACATGGAATGAGAAATCGTCTAGATCAAATTTGTGATGAAGCTGCACAAGCAATACGAAAAGGTTATAACATCATCATACTTTCCGATAGGGGCGTTGCAAGAAATATGGCTCCTATACCTAGTTTATTAGCCACCGCAGGAGTTCATCATTTTCTCATACGTGCAGGTTTAAGAACAAAAACCAGCATTATTGTTGAGTCGGGAGAACCACGAGAAGTCGCTCATTTTGCGATGTTGATTGGTTATGGAGCGAATGCAATCAATCCCTACTTGGCTTTTGAAACTATTTACGATTTAGTGAAACAAGGTATTTTAGGAGAAATCCGAGATTTCCGAGAAGCCCGAAAAAACTACATCAAAGCAATCCAAAAAGGATTATTAAAGATTTTTAGTAAGATGGGAATTTCTACATTGCAAAGTTACTGTGGAGCTCAAATTTATGAAGCAGTGGGATTAGACTCAGAGTTAGTAAATCTATACTTCACTGGCACACCCACCCATATCGAGGGACTCAGTCTTGAGATGCTCGAAGAAGAAACAGTACGTCGTCATCGAAAAGCATTCGATAAAAACTTAATTCCTGGTCAGCTCCACGTAGGTGGGATACATTATTGGAGGAAATACTCAGAGTCTCACCTTTTGACTCCCATGACCATTTTTAAACTCCAGCAAGCTGCCATAAGAAATGATTATGACTTATACAAAGAATTCAGTCGAGACATCTATGAAGGAAATAAAGACAAGATCACTTTACGTAGTCTTTTTGAATTGGATTATTCAGAACCTCCTGTCCCTATTGAAGAAGTCGAACCAGAAGAATCCATTCTAAAAAGATTTCATACTGGAGCCATGAGTTTTGGGGCTCTTTCTTGGGAAGCTCATGTCAATATCGCAATTGCAATGAATCGAATTGGCGGAAAATCCAACTCCGGAGAGGGTGGAGAAGATCCAATACGATATAAGCCACTACCTAATGGGGATAGCATGAATAGTGCCATCAAGCAAGTAGCTTCTGGTCGATTTGGCGTAACAACGAATTATTTGGTGAATGCATCAGACATACAAATCAAAATCGCACAAGGAGCTAAACCAGGAGAAGGTGGACAACTCCCCGGCTTCAAAGTGGATAAAATCATTGCCAAAATCCGGCACTCAACGCCAGGTGTGACTTTGATTTCTCCACCACCACATCACGATATTTATTCCATTGAAGATTTAGCCCAATTGATTTTCGATTTAAAAAACGTCAATCCCACAGCAAGAATTAGTGTAAAATTAGTTTCTTGTGTGGGGGTAGGGACAATTGCAGCAGGAGTTGCTAAAGCTCATGCTGATCACATCCTGATCTCAGGACATGATGGAGGAACCGGAGCAAGCCCCATTTCTTCGATACATTACGCAGGAACTCCATGGGAAATCGGACTTTCAGAAACTCAACAAACATTGCTCATACAAGGACTAAGAGACAGAGTTGTGTTAGCCACTGATGGAAAAATGATGAATGGTTTAGATGTTGTTTATGCCGCATTACTCGGAGCTGAAGAATTTGGTTTTGCCACTTCTGCCATGATTGTCATGGGTTGCATTATGATGAGAAAATGCCATCTCAATACTTGTCCTGTTGGGGTTGCAACGCAAAATCCTATACTTCGTAAAAAATTCACGGGAAAACCAGAGTATCTAATAAACTACCTCTATTTTGTTGCAAGGGAAGTTCGAGAATACATGGCGAAACTCGGCTATCGAACAATGAATGAAATGATAGGTCAGGTTCATCGTATTAAGTTTAATAAACCTCGTGATCACTGGAAAGCTCGTGGTATCTACATGGGAAATATTCTAAGAAAAGTCACCCCTTATCCTAATACACAACTCTACTGCACCAAAAAACAGGATCACGGATTAGAAAAACAGTTGGATTATAAAATCATGGATAAAATCAAAGATGCTATTGAGAATTTCAATCCGGTTGAACTCCATCTGGACATTAACAACGAAAATCGAGCTTTCGGAACCATAATCTCAGGAGAAATTGCAAGAAGATATGGAAACGAAGGATTACCAGAAGATACTATCAAAATTTACTTAAGAGGTTATGCTGGTCAAAGTTTCGGTGCCTTCTTAACAAAAGGGGTTACACTCCACTTAAAAGGACAAGCAAATGATTACGTTGGGAAAGGCTTGAGTGGCGGAAAAATCATTATCCAAACTCCAGAAGAGTCTGAGTTAGATCCATCAGAAAACATAATTATTGGTAATACTTGTTTCTATGGTGCTACATCAGGGGAAGCTTATATTAATGGAGTAGCGGGAGAAAGATTTGCCGTCAGAAACTCAGGCGTGTATGCAGTGGTTGAAGGTGTAGGCGATCATGGCTGTGAATATATGACTGCTGGCAGGGTAATCATCCTGGGTAAAACAGGAAGAAACTTTGCAGCGGGTATGTCCGGTGGCATTGCGTATGTTTGGGATCCAGAGAAAGTATTCGAAAGAAACGTCAACTTATCTATGGTGGACATAGAAGAACTTATCAACCCAAAAGAAATAGAGTTTGTGAAGAATATGCTCACTAAACATTATCAATACACAAAATCAAAAAGAGCAAAAGAAATCTTAGACAACTGGGAAAACGAAATTGGTAATTTCGTAAAAGTAATGCCAGGTGATTACAAATTGGCTTTACAGAAATTAGAAGAAGAAGAATTATCAGGTTTAAAAGAAAAAGAAGAAGAAATCGAGGAGGTGCTCCATGGGTAA
- a CDS encoding aldo/keto reductase codes for MKHKRLGRSPIFVSQLCLGTMTFGSFVSEEESFRILDKAYDFGINFFDTAEIYPVPPDEKWVFRTEEILGKWFRTKPRDSIIIATKVSGPSHGWFVPPVRSGLTTLDQHHITKAIEGSLKRLQTDYIDLYQIHWNDPRADHEAYYYEILSSLTKLKEQGKIRIAGCSNETPWGLMKSLWVSDKYHLIRYETIQNNYSILNRRFEDSLAEISRKEQVSLLPYSPLAGGVTTGKYNQENPPENARFSIYKNMGERQKRQVKKYINEKTLETVNRLKPIAEKLNISTTTLSIAWILQQDFVASVIFGVTNSEQLDEIFSATEIKLDKEILKEIDQISNDIMYPLG; via the coding sequence ATGAAGCATAAAAGATTGGGTAGAAGTCCTATTTTCGTGTCTCAACTCTGTTTGGGAACTATGACTTTTGGTTCTTTTGTTTCAGAAGAAGAAAGTTTTCGAATCTTAGATAAAGCTTATGATTTTGGTATAAATTTTTTTGATACAGCTGAAATTTATCCTGTGCCACCCGATGAAAAATGGGTCTTTCGCACAGAAGAAATCTTGGGGAAATGGTTCAGGACCAAGCCTCGAGATTCAATCATTATAGCAACAAAAGTCAGTGGACCTTCTCATGGTTGGTTTGTACCCCCAGTTCGAAGTGGTTTGACTACTTTAGATCAACACCACATTACAAAGGCAATCGAAGGCAGTTTAAAAAGACTTCAAACGGATTATATTGATTTGTATCAAATCCACTGGAATGATCCGAGAGCTGATCACGAAGCCTATTATTACGAAATTTTATCTTCCCTGACGAAACTTAAAGAACAAGGGAAAATCCGGATTGCAGGCTGTTCCAACGAAACCCCGTGGGGATTAATGAAAAGTCTATGGGTGAGCGATAAGTATCACCTCATCCGATACGAAACCATACAAAACAATTACAGCATATTGAACCGAAGATTTGAAGACTCATTAGCAGAGATTTCTCGTAAAGAACAAGTGAGTTTACTTCCCTATTCACCCTTAGCTGGAGGTGTAACCACAGGAAAATACAACCAAGAAAATCCGCCAGAAAATGCTCGATTCAGTATTTACAAAAACATGGGGGAAAGACAAAAAAGACAAGTAAAAAAATACATCAACGAAAAAACCTTAGAAACCGTTAATAGACTTAAACCAATAGCAGAAAAACTCAACATTTCAACTACGACCTTATCCATAGCTTGGATTTTACAACAAGATTTTGTCGCATCTGTAATCTTTGGTGTAACAAACTCAGAACAACTTGATGAAATATTCAGTGCAACAGAAATTAAATTAGATAAAGAAATTTTGAAGGAAATTGATCAAATTTCGAACGATATCATGTATCCATTGGGATAA